GAGCCGCCTTTTCATCCCCGCTTATCGCAACTGCTATTCCGGCGATGACAATGATCAGTTCTTTCATCTACTTGGGCAGTTCCCATTCGGCGACCACGTCAACAATATTAAGAACGTTGCTGGTTGACAGATCCGTGTGTTCTTCCTCGACGCTCCGATTGCCCAGACCGTCGAAAATAATTCTTACCAAGGGTTTTACTGGTTGCGACTTGTTGGTTTTTATCACCCGGCCAATGGCCCCGTTGTTTAACTTGACGTAGCTGCCCACCGGGTAAAGCGACATCTCGTCGAGAAAAACCTTGAGAATCCGAGGCGCAAACAATCGCTCTTTCGCTTCAATCAATTGTCTGACGGAGGTAAATTGCAGCAGCGCCTTTTTCTGGGGTCGATTATGGGTCATTGACTCATACGAGTCACAAATACCTATTATTTGTGCATATTCACCTATCTTTTCACCCTTTAGTCCCTGCGGATAGCCTTTTCCGTTCTCCCGTTCGTGGTGCTGATAAACCGCCTCTACAACGGCGGGGAAGTCCTTCTGGAAGGGCAGCAGGAGATCACGGCCGTTTTCCGGATGTTTTTTTATGGCGGCAATCTCCTCATCTGTCAGACTGCCCGTTTTGCCAATTATGGCATCCGGCACCAGAAACATTCCTAAGTTTTGCAGAAGCGCAGCCAGGCCCAGTTCCGTAAGCCGTTTCCGGAGATAATGCAGGCGCAATCCTATTTTAAGGGCATAGATCATGGTGTGGATCGGCTGCAGGATATAATAGTCCTGCTCGTTAGCAAATGTGAGCATCCTCGGATTAATGCCGGCGAGAACCTCCGGTGAATCGACTATTTTGGCGATCATTTGAATAGCGGGATCAAGTCCAACGCCAGCGCCATCCCCGATGCCGACGCGGACATCCATCATATATTCCTGCAGTGCTGAGTAAATGGATTCCGTATCAAGACTATTATTTAAGATAAGTGTTTTTCCGCCGTTCTTGGGGGCGGTGGGATCATCTACAGCGGGTGCGTCCGGGGGCGTAGGGGGCGGGGCGCCGAAAATCCGGCTGAAACGAAAGGGCGTGGCGCTGCGGTCGCCTTCGGCCTTGGGTGTTTCATCTTGACCCCTTACGGTATCGGTTGCTCTCATAATAATCGCCGGCATCTTTCTTTATTTATTTTAGCGTTCACGAAATCGTGACAATGTATCAGCGTCTGCAGATTCTCTTTTCAAAAAGGACATTCCCAGCATGCTGGTCAGAAAACTCTGAATGTCCTGTTCCAGCCGTGCACCAGGAACGTCATAAGCAGCGGCCAATTGAGCCGTTATCTCCTCCTTGGTATTGCTGCCGTTGCAAAGCTCCAAGAGCAGCGCCCCGGTCTTGTTGGCATACACGAGCTTTCCGGATTCTGGATCAAACAGGTAGGCGCCGTCGCCTTCTTTTCTAAAAATTATTCGCTCATTGCGAATAAAGATTGTTTCTTCTATTGTGCACCTCTTTAAAAAACAGTGTTGTGCTTATTCCTATAATTTTATGAAGAATCAATATATAAATATTTAACTATTTACAAGAAAAAAACGCTATTGTTTACAAACCTCAACTCAAACCACGAATTTTTTTAACTGCCTTCGGGGAACGATGGACATAGCTTCTCTTCTTGCTGCTCAGTGCCAACTCTGCCGGACGGGCGGACTTGTTGCCGGGCCTTAACTCCCAAGCTTGCGGAAACGCAGCGACCGAAAAAGAGGCGGTAAAACAAAAAACCCCTCTTGGGATGACGATTTTTACCGTCATCCCAAGAGGGGGCCCGTTAGTCGCTTTTCGTGAACCGCCGGTCAGGCTCTTTCTTCTATTGCCAGAGCTTGTTTCCCCGCCGCAGACTGACGCGCGGCGCCCTCTCTTTTCTTGAGCGAACTGACCTTGTCCGCCGTGACAAACTCAATAGCTTTTACTTCGCAAAACCGGGCGCACTGAGGATCGCCGTCGCATAAATCGCATTTAAAAACCTTGCGCGCCATCGTATTGTAATTCATCGCCCCGAAGGGACAGATGCTGACACACGAACGACAGCCGATACAGACATCGTAATTGACCTTCATAAAGCCGAATTCCTTGTCCCGGGAAATGGCGCCCACCGGACAGACGCTCTGACAGGGCGCATCCTCGCACTGCTGGCAGATCATCGGAACATATCGGCCTTCATCCTCCCATTTCACGACTTGGATTCTGCTTTTTGACGGGTTGGACACCCCTTCATGTTTAACAGAACAAACGAGTTCGCAGAGGCGACAGCCGGTGCATTTTTCGTAATTAACCGTCAGAATTTTCTCCATTATTCTCTCCTCTGTTTTTATCTAAAGCAAATGGGTTGGCTCTTGCTCCAGCCCCAGTCGTGTTAAGGTTGCTTGCGTCGGGACGCCTTCTTTGTCCCAGCCGTGATGTCCATAGAACTCATCAACCATAACGTCGAACTTCTTCCGATCGATCATGATGCCGATAACATCCGGCGCTCCTCTGAGACAAGGCTCATCAAAATAACGATGATTGAGCATATCGCCCTTGACCAGATCGTAGCGCGTCAGCCCCTCCCGCAAATTGAAAAGCCTCTCCATATTGTTGCTGCGCTCGGCAGCGTCCCAAATATCCTTGGGGGTCAGCTCAAGACCCGTGTTGAGATAAATCGCCCGGGGCCAATCCTCGAAATTCGGCAACGTCGCCCCTAAAAACGTAGTGTGATATTTGCAGATTCCTATAGAATCAACCGCCATGTAGCAGTTTTCCTGCCAAAAAACCTGCCAGGGTTTCCCAATATACTCCATTGAATCGGAGGAGAGAGGGCCTTCGTAGGGGACCGGGCTGCTGTAAATCTTGCGCAGCACGCTCTCGGGAAGGTGATACAGGTCGATGGCAGGCCGACTCCGCAAATGGTCGGAACCGCGGGACGAGGTTGCTATATTCAAAGCGAGACCGGGGGTGGCTCGTTCATCGGAATGGAGGTTGTTCATCCCTTTGACCTGGATCAGATAATCGAAAGAATGCTTGCCGATTTTCTCGGATGCCGGGATTCCCCCATCGGCCAGAACATTGCCCAGCCAGCCTTTGCGGGTACAAATGCGGTGGATCATCTCTATTAAAGCGTCCGCATTGCTGAACCGGAGATCAATGCCGTCGGTTTCCTTGCTGGTGATGATTCCCAATTCGTAGAGTTCCATCGCCCAGGAGATGATGCTGCCGATTTCCAGATTATCCACGCCGTACTGATTCACCAGATAGTTGGCGGTCAGAACCGTCTCGGCCTTGTTGCAATCCGGCTCACTGCCGAAAGCGCCGAAGGACGTATATTCGGGTCCCTCATTGTATATCCCGGCATAAGGGCCGGATGGTATTCTGTACTGGGCGCGGCAATGCACCTGGCAGCCGAAACACCCCGTCATGTGATACGGCCCCATGGTTTCGGTCGCGATATCGTCCAGTGATTCCGGTTCAAGTTCGTCAGCATTCTCCATCTGATTGAACTGGAAGTTCCTGGTGCGAATGCCTCCCCAGCTATTGGTGGCCCCCCAGATAAAATGCGTTCCCAATGTGCCCTGGGTTTTGTTAACCTTGGCGGTGGTGATCTGCTCGATGAATTTTTTGTTGAATTCCAGAGCTTCCAACGGGTGGGCGATTTTGACATCCATTGTGCCGCGGACGGCAACAGCCTTGAGGTTTTTCGAGCCCATCACGCATCCCATGCCGGTGCGTCCGCCGGCATTCTTAATTCCGGTCATCACATTGGCATACGTTACAAGATTTTCTCCGGCCTGACCGATGACGGCGCTTTTTATTTCCTGATCCCCCAATTCCTCGCGGATGGCCCATTGAGTCTCCGTTGATGATTTGCCCCATAATTTCACGGCGTCGCGGATTTCAATCTGGCCGTTGTGGATCCACAGATAGACTGGTTTCTCCGCCTTGCCGGTAATGACCAGGTGGTGGAAGTCCGCCCAGGCCATTTCCGCGGAGAAAAACCCCCCCATGTTCGTACTCCCCAAAAGACCGGTAAGGGGGGATTTGGCCATGATGTGCGTTCGCGATGTAGCGGAGGCGCAGGTGGCTGTAAGCAATCCCCCGCTGATGATTAAGGTGTTTTCCGGACCAAGCGGGTCACAGCCTTGCGGTGCGTTATTGAAAAGCAGATAGGCGTCCAACCCCCGGCCGCCTATAAATTTCTTTCTTACTTCCAGGGGAATGGGCTTGATCTCTGATTTACCGGTAGAGAGATCAATGTATGCTATTTTCCGGTCCAATGCCATTTTGCGTTCCTCCTCTTCTTCTATAGGGAACCGTCTTTAGACGCTTCTAATTTTTTTTTCGCCATTACCTCTTCCGCTAACTTGCGGTTAACCTCCCAGACAGGACCGCGGATTCTCGGCAGCTCCGGCGTCACCCAGAAAAGTCGATATGACATCCCGCAGACCGGGCAGGTAATCTGCATGCTTCCAGGAGCAGGCTCCAGCCGTCCCATGCAGCTTGGGTTCATGCATCTGACCTTGCCGTATGTTCTCGTCTTGCGAAGCGATTCCGATGCGGAAACTTTCTCGTTCTCTATAGCCATTTCACACTCCTTATAACTGTCGTCAATGTTAGGTCGCATATAGATATTCGGGTTTCTTTTATAAAAACCGTTCCTGGATGTCAAGCTCTTTCAAATTAAAATATTCTTGACAGCCGACGTTTGTTTAGTGTAGCAGGATATCGTATGTATTATAAAAAATATTTTTATGGTGCTAAAAAATGTCTTTAAAAGAAAGCTCGCGGGAGGATGAAATTAACGAATCCGTGGAAAACCATGACAACAATATAACCAGCCACGAATGTAATGAGGCAAATAAAGCCTTGCAGGCAGCATACCTCTGGATGAAACACCGAAAGGAGGGCATGGAAAAACGTAAATACACGGAGAGCATAATTTTTATCATTACCGGGGAGGGACGTATCACCGGCTGGACGGCAGCAGCCGCCCAATTGGTAAAACCCCTGCTTGACAACCTTCAAGCTATTAATATAAATGATTTTCTGAAAATAACAGATGGGCGCTCCATTCAGGACGTTGTTGCCTTGGCAATGCCTTCTTTTCCTTATAGCATCAGGGCGGTTTGTACCTCTGAATTACAGTGCGGTAAAATGTTCACCATCAAGATTACCAGCATCGTTGTGGAGGAAAAGGATTTATTTTTTCTGGTCTTATATCCCGACAAGGAAGAATAGAAATTTATTGTCTGTTCTGACTTACAATTTCCGTACATGACATAGAAAAAGGGTGAGAAAGTGTATTTGGAATATTGGGGTTTGCAAAAATATCCTTTTGAAAATACGCCTGACCCGGAGTTTTTTTTCTTTTCGCCAGAACACGAAGAGGCGCTCTCGCGGCTCACCTATGGAGTTAGACGCAACAAGGGCGCTTTACTGCTGACCGGAGCAATCGGCTGTGGCAAAACATTGCTAAGCCGTGTTTTCATAAAACAGATGCAACATGAAAATATTGATATCGGTCTGATTGCCAACCCCTCCCCGGAACCATTAGGTTTCCTTAGTGAAACCCTTTACCAGTTCGGTCTTAACTCACAAGCCGCAACCAAAACGGAAATGCTCAAAATCCTGAACAACAAACTGATGGAAAATTCCAACAAAAGCGCTATTTCCCTGCTCATCATTGACGAGGCTCAGACAATATACAAGGAGACCTTTGACGAGATTCGCATGCTCTTGAATTTTCAGATGAACGACCGCTATTTATTAAATTTGCTCTTCCTGGGGCAGCCAGAGTTGCGGGAGATGATAGTAGGCAATAAACAACTCGATCAGCGCATCGCCATCCGCTATCACCTCAACCCATTGAGCCGCAGCGATACGACAAGGTATATACTTTTTCGTCTGGATAAAGCGGGACTTAAAAAAAATATCTTTTCCGATGAAGCGTTGGAAACCATCTACGCATACTCTGGAGGCGTTCCTCGTAAGATAAACAATATCTGTGACTTGTCCCTGTTAATCGGTTTTAGCTTAAAAGTAGAGCTAATCGATCAGCGTATCGTCTCGGGGATCATCAAAGATTCATTATAAACCTTGTGCTCGCACGCCGACTGCGGAAAAATACCTTAACGAAAGTCTTCTCTCTACACAAATCATTATAATTGCACGCGTTTTATGAATGAATATCTACATGATAGCAATAAAAGTTTACCTATCTCGGAGGTGTCCTCCGAACTGCAACAAGGGGCAGCAAAAATAGGTGTTAAGGTTGATCAGAATCAACTATCCCTTTTTGTGCAATACTATCAAGAATTGCTATTTTGGAACCGGCAGATAAATCTTATCTCCGAACATTCCGCAGGCGAGATAATAGAACGCCATTTTATCGATTCCCTGACCCCGCTTCCCTTGCTGAAGAAAGAAAACGAATTTCTCCTGGATTTGGGAAGCGGCGGCGGCTTCCCGGGGATTCCCCTGAAGATCATGGCGCCGGACCTGAATGTTGTTCTTGTCGATGCCTCAAGAAAAAAAACATCGTTTCTCTCGCATATAGTACGCATCCTGAAGCTAACCGAAGTAACGGTAATTCGAGGACGCATCGAAGACTTGGCGGCAGGGAAGGAGTGGGTGGCAAAGTTTGACACGGTGATCTCCAGGGCGGCCCTTAAACTGCCCCAACTGATTGTTTTTGCATCTTCTTTTCTGAAACGAGGTGGTCAGCTTATCGCCCTGAAAGGTCTTGCAGGGCATGACGAAGATAAGGCAGCCGAGGTCGCCGCCCTGTCCGCGGGAATGACTTTTTCAGGTGAGGCGGCAGCAGAATTAGAAAAAAATCATTCACTGAAAAAATTAATAGTTTACAGGAGATTATGATTTACTTTTTTTAAAAAAATATTGCCCCTGGCGGCGATTTTGTGTTAGCGTCAATTCGTTTGATGGATTATTCTTGCTGTTCCCTTTTTAGGTATTATGAGAAAAATAATAAGCGTAGCCAATCAGAAGGGAGGGGTCGGGAAGACCACGACTGCGATAAATTTATCGGCCTCTCTGGCTGCCGCTGAAAAAACGACCTTGCTGATAGACGCGGATTCTCAGGGGAATGCCTCCAGCGGCATGGGCATAACTCCTGAAAATATAAAAGATAAAAATCTATATCGCTGTTTGATCGATAATTATCCGTTAAGCCGGGCTGCCATCAAAACTCAGATGCCGCACCTTGATATAATTCCTGCCAATCAGGATCTGGTCGGGGTCGAACTGGAGTTCATCTCTTTGGCAGACAGGGAAAAAAGACTAAAAAATCTCTTAAGAAACCTTGAAACCGATTACGATTACGTTATTATTGATTGTCCGCCCTCTCTTGGTTTTCTGACTGTCAATGCTCTGGTGGCCTCGGATTGCCTGTTGGTTCCCCTGCAATGCGAGTATTTTGCGATGGAGGGAATGGGCCATCTGCTCAACACAATGGAAATAATAAGAAAACATTTGAATCCGACGCTGTATTTGGCCGGCATTCTACTGACGATGTACGATTCGAGAAATTTACTGTCGCGACGAGTAAGTGATGATGTGCGTTCCCATTTTGGCGAACTTGTTTTTAAAACGCTTATTCCCCGGAATGTGCGCTTGTCGGAAAGTCCCAGTCACGGACTCCCCATCATTCTTTATGATATCAAGTCCCGCGGCGCCGTCTCTTATATGGAATTGGCGGAAGAAATAATCAATAACGGGAGGATGTAATGTCGCGGACAAATTCCCTGGGCAAGGGCCTGGGCGCAATGTTTCCTGATCTAATCAACAATGCTGGAGACAGGCCGGCTTTTGTCATGTGCGGCATTGAAGAACTCACGCCCAACCGCTTCCAGCCTCGCTCGGATTTCAACGATGACGCGCAAAAAGAGTTAATAGCATCGATTAAAACAAATGGCGTTATTCAGCCGATCATCGTCCGCAAGACGCAAAACAGCTATGAGATAATAGCGGGCGAGAGGCGCTGGCGGGCGGCTCAGGCCTCTGGCATGAAAGAAGTTCCTGTTGTCATACGTAAAGCGAGCGATCGTGATTTGGCAGAACTTTCTCTTGTAGAAAACATCCAAAGAGAAGCACTCAATCCCATAGAAGAAGCAAAGGCATATCAGGTGCTTTCCAGTGATTTCTCGCTTTCCCAGGATGACATTTCCACCCGGGTAGGCAAGGACCGCTCCACAATCGCCAATACCATCCGACTGCTTAAATTGCCGGCCGAAATACAGAAAGATGTAATAAGTAAGAGCATAACCGCCGGACATGCGCGGGCGCTGCTTTCTCTGGACCGTCCCGAATTGCAGCTTAACGCCTTGAGAACCATCAAGAAAAGGGAATTAAATGTACGCGAAACGGAAGGTTTAATCAAAAGGCTTAAAAGCAGCCAAGGAAAAAATGACAAAAAATCTTCGGATCCATATATCGATGATGTGCAAAAAACATTATCATCACATCTACTTACACGTGTTAAAATAAAATCCGGGAAAAAAGCCGGGTATATAGAGATAAAATACGCCAACCCCTCAGAACTGGACCGTCTTACCCGCTACCTTCTGGAACGGTGAAAAATTAATTTATCAACCTCTGTTGATAACAATGTTTATAAGCTCGGGTATCATCTGTATGCTTTGGAATAAAGTTGCTAAAATCATAAAGGAAAAAATAACCAAGCAGAATTTCGATACATGGATAATGCCCATTCAAGTAAGATCTCTTGAAGAGGGTAATCTTTGTTTAAACGTTCCGAATCGTTTTTTTAGAGACTGGTTGCAGGAAAATTATTTATTTCTAATACGGGAAGCGCTTTTATCAGTAACTGGACTAAATTATGATGTTGAGTTTATTATTGCAGACAACCCTCGTAAAAACAACTCTCCCTCTATCAAAACTGATGAGTCAATATTGGACAACGGTAAAACAAAACACAAACAAGAACGAGTGCACAAGACGCTTAATTCTAATTATAGTTTTGACCGTTTCATTGTTGGAGCAAGCAATCAATTCGCCCACGCCGCCGCTGTTGCTGTTGCAGAACAGCCGGCAAAAAATTACAATCCTTTGTTTATATATGGCGGCGTGGGATTGGGAAAAACCCATTTAATAAATGCTATTGGTTTAAAAGCCCTTCAGCTCTTTCCAGACATGAATGTGGTATATGTCTCGGCAGAGGTTTTTATGAACGACCTGATAAATTGCATTCGCTTTGACAAAATGCAGAAATTTAGAGAAAGGTTTAGAAATATAGATTGCCTTCTTATCGATGATATCCAGTTTCTCGCCGGCAAAGACAGAACCCAGGAAGAGTTTTTTCATACATTCAATACCCTGCATGACGCTGGTAAACAAATTGTTGTTACAAGCGATAAATTTCCCAAAGATATCGAAAATTTAGAAGGAAGATTGAGGTCTCGTTTCGAATGGGGGTTAATTGCCGACATACAACCTCCGGATATCGAAACAAGAATGGCAATATTAGAAAAAAAGGCCAGTGAAAACAGCGTTGTGTTGCCAGGAGAGGTTTCTCTTTTTTTAGCAACGCAATCTGAATCCAACATCCGGGAATTAGAAGGATATCTTGTCAGGGTATCAGCATATTCCTCTTTAACCTCCAGACCTATTGATATCGATCTTACAAAAGAGGTGTTAAAGCAACTTCTATATAAAACAGAAAAAAAAGAAATATCTATTGACGACATCACAAAAGTGGTGTGTTCTCAATTAGGCGTAAAAATTCAAGACGTTAAATCAAATAAGAAAAATAAAAATATTGCAGAAGCGCGCCAGATTGCGATGTTTCTGGCAAGAGAGATGACAAATTCTTCATTTCCTGATATAGGAGAAAAGATAGGAGGAAGGGACCATTCTACGGTCATATATTCTTTTAATAAAATTAAGAAGAAATTGCAGACTGATAAACAGTTGATAGGGGTTGTGGAAAAGATAAAAAAAATTATTATTAAAAATAATTAGTGCTTTTCACTCTTTATATCAACAGATTATTAATGATATAAAGTAAATAAAAATAAGCTATTAATATGTTTATCAACAGTTTTAACAAGACCTATTACTATTACTATATTTCTTTATAAAAAAGTATCTTAAAACATATTAATTATAAAAAAATGAAAGGATGAAATAGAGAAAATGGAATTTAATATCAAAAGAGATATATTTCTGTCCGGGATTCAAAAGACCTTGGGAATCGTAGAAAAAAAAACAACCATGCCAATATTGAATAATCTTTTACTGCGAGCCATCCCCAACCGGATAAAAATAATGGCAACCGATATGGAGATAGGTTTGGTCTCGAACTATGAAACAGAGGTAATCAAAGAGGGTGAAATAACGGTTTCCGCAAGAAAGCTCTATG
Above is a genomic segment from Syntrophobacterales bacterium containing:
- the rsmG gene encoding 16S rRNA (guanine(527)-N(7))-methyltransferase RsmG, with product MQYYQELLFWNRQINLISEHSAGEIIERHFIDSLTPLPLLKKENEFLLDLGSGGGFPGIPLKIMAPDLNVVLVDASRKKTSFLSHIVRILKLTEVTVIRGRIEDLAAGKEWVAKFDTVISRAALKLPQLIVFASSFLKRGGQLIALKGLAGHDEDKAAEVAALSAGMTFSGEAAAELEKNHSLKKLIVYRRL
- a CDS encoding PqqD family protein is translated as MYANKTGALLLELCNGSNTKEEITAQLAAAYDVPGARLEQDIQSFLTSMLGMSFLKRESADADTLSRFRER
- a CDS encoding ParB/RepB/Spo0J family partition protein; amino-acid sequence: MSRTNSLGKGLGAMFPDLINNAGDRPAFVMCGIEELTPNRFQPRSDFNDDAQKELIASIKTNGVIQPIIVRKTQNSYEIIAGERRWRAAQASGMKEVPVVIRKASDRDLAELSLVENIQREALNPIEEAKAYQVLSSDFSLSQDDISTRVGKDRSTIANTIRLLKLPAEIQKDVISKSITAGHARALLSLDRPELQLNALRTIKKRELNVRETEGLIKRLKSSQGKNDKKSSDPYIDDVQKTLSSHLLTRVKIKSGKKAGYIEIKYANPSELDRLTRYLLER
- a CDS encoding AAA family ATPase, with amino-acid sequence MRKIISVANQKGGVGKTTTAINLSASLAAAEKTTLLIDADSQGNASSGMGITPENIKDKNLYRCLIDNYPLSRAAIKTQMPHLDIIPANQDLVGVELEFISLADREKRLKNLLRNLETDYDYVIIDCPPSLGFLTVNALVASDCLLVPLQCEYFAMEGMGHLLNTMEIIRKHLNPTLYLAGILLTMYDSRNLLSRRVSDDVRSHFGELVFKTLIPRNVRLSESPSHGLPIILYDIKSRGAVSYMELAEEIINNGRM
- a CDS encoding HD domain-containing protein translates to MRATDTVRGQDETPKAEGDRSATPFRFSRIFGAPPPTPPDAPAVDDPTAPKNGGKTLILNNSLDTESIYSALQEYMMDVRVGIGDGAGVGLDPAIQMIAKIVDSPEVLAGINPRMLTFANEQDYYILQPIHTMIYALKIGLRLHYLRKRLTELGLAALLQNLGMFLVPDAIIGKTGSLTDEEIAAIKKHPENGRDLLLPFQKDFPAVVEAVYQHHERENGKGYPQGLKGEKIGEYAQIIGICDSYESMTHNRPQKKALLQFTSVRQLIEAKERLFAPRILKVFLDEMSLYPVGSYVKLNNGAIGRVIKTNKSQPVKPLVRIIFDGLGNRSVEEEHTDLSTSNVLNIVDVVAEWELPK
- the dnaA gene encoding chromosomal replication initiator protein DnaA, whose product is MLWNKVAKIIKEKITKQNFDTWIMPIQVRSLEEGNLCLNVPNRFFRDWLQENYLFLIREALLSVTGLNYDVEFIIADNPRKNNSPSIKTDESILDNGKTKHKQERVHKTLNSNYSFDRFIVGASNQFAHAAAVAVAEQPAKNYNPLFIYGGVGLGKTHLINAIGLKALQLFPDMNVVYVSAEVFMNDLINCIRFDKMQKFRERFRNIDCLLIDDIQFLAGKDRTQEEFFHTFNTLHDAGKQIVVTSDKFPKDIENLEGRLRSRFEWGLIADIQPPDIETRMAILEKKASENSVVLPGEVSLFLATQSESNIRELEGYLVRVSAYSSLTSRPIDIDLTKEVLKQLLYKTEKKEISIDDITKVVCSQLGVKIQDVKSNKKNKNIAEARQIAMFLAREMTNSSFPDIGEKIGGRDHSTVIYSFNKIKKKLQTDKQLIGVVEKIKKIIIKNN
- a CDS encoding aldehyde ferredoxin oxidoreductase family protein — its product is MALDRKIAYIDLSTGKSEIKPIPLEVRKKFIGGRGLDAYLLFNNAPQGCDPLGPENTLIISGGLLTATCASATSRTHIMAKSPLTGLLGSTNMGGFFSAEMAWADFHHLVITGKAEKPVYLWIHNGQIEIRDAVKLWGKSSTETQWAIREELGDQEIKSAVIGQAGENLVTYANVMTGIKNAGGRTGMGCVMGSKNLKAVAVRGTMDVKIAHPLEALEFNKKFIEQITTAKVNKTQGTLGTHFIWGATNSWGGIRTRNFQFNQMENADELEPESLDDIATETMGPYHMTGCFGCQVHCRAQYRIPSGPYAGIYNEGPEYTSFGAFGSEPDCNKAETVLTANYLVNQYGVDNLEIGSIISWAMELYELGIITSKETDGIDLRFSNADALIEMIHRICTRKGWLGNVLADGGIPASEKIGKHSFDYLIQVKGMNNLHSDERATPGLALNIATSSRGSDHLRSRPAIDLYHLPESVLRKIYSSPVPYEGPLSSDSMEYIGKPWQVFWQENCYMAVDSIGICKYHTTFLGATLPNFEDWPRAIYLNTGLELTPKDIWDAAERSNNMERLFNLREGLTRYDLVKGDMLNHRYFDEPCLRGAPDVIGIMIDRKKFDVMVDEFYGHHGWDKEGVPTQATLTRLGLEQEPTHLL
- a CDS encoding AAA family ATPase; its protein translation is MQKYPFENTPDPEFFFFSPEHEEALSRLTYGVRRNKGALLLTGAIGCGKTLLSRVFIKQMQHENIDIGLIANPSPEPLGFLSETLYQFGLNSQAATKTEMLKILNNKLMENSNKSAISLLIIDEAQTIYKETFDEIRMLLNFQMNDRYLLNLLFLGQPELREMIVGNKQLDQRIAIRYHLNPLSRSDTTRYILFRLDKAGLKKNIFSDEALETIYAYSGGVPRKINNICDLSLLIGFSLKVELIDQRIVSGIIKDSL
- a CDS encoding 4Fe-4S dicluster domain-containing protein; its protein translation is MEKILTVNYEKCTGCRLCELVCSVKHEGVSNPSKSRIQVVKWEDEGRYVPMICQQCEDAPCQSVCPVGAISRDKEFGFMKVNYDVCIGCRSCVSICPFGAMNYNTMARKVFKCDLCDGDPQCARFCEVKAIEFVTADKVSSLKKREGAARQSAAGKQALAIEERA